In the genome of Bradyrhizobium arachidis, one region contains:
- the glmS gene encoding glutamine--fructose-6-phosphate transaminase (isomerizing), giving the protein MCGIIGILGQSAVSGRLIDALRRLEYRGYDSTGVATLDDGHLERRRAEGKLKNLEVRLRAEPLSGDAGIGHTRWATHGKPTEYNAHPHATERVAVVHNGIIENFRTLRHGLEAKGAKFASDTDSEVVAHLVHSYLLMGYSPQEAVKASLPQLRGAFALVFLFKGYRDLLIGARRGSPLAVGYGDGETYLGSDAIALAPFAQGISYLEDGDWVVLSRQRGVIRDANDAVVTREVLEPGGASFVADKANYRHFMAKEICEQPDVVGRTLAHYVDMRTERVALPIKLPFDFSNVRRVTITACGTASYAGAIAKYWFERLAHIPVDVDIASEFRYREAPLRKGDLALFISQSGETADTLAALRYAKERGAHTVSVVNVPTSTIARESETVLPTLAGPEIGVASTKAFTCQLMALAALAVAAGTERGEISVSEERKLVSALIEVPRLMGAALASEPQIEKLARYVAKARDVLYLGRGTSYPLALEGALKLKEISYIHAEGYAAGELKHGPIALIDENMPVVVIAPFDGVFEKTVSNMQEVVARGGKIILITDAKGAAESAIEPVATVLLPDMAPTFAPIVYSVPIQLLAYHAAVIMGTDVDQPRNLAKSVTVE; this is encoded by the coding sequence ATGTGCGGAATTATCGGCATTCTAGGACAATCCGCGGTATCGGGGCGATTGATCGACGCGCTCAGACGGCTCGAGTATCGGGGTTACGACTCGACGGGAGTGGCCACCCTCGATGATGGTCATCTCGAGCGTCGGCGTGCCGAAGGTAAGCTCAAGAACCTGGAGGTGCGGCTGCGTGCTGAGCCGCTGAGCGGGGATGCCGGAATCGGTCACACGCGCTGGGCCACGCACGGCAAGCCGACGGAATACAATGCCCATCCACACGCGACCGAGCGCGTCGCAGTGGTCCATAATGGCATCATCGAGAATTTTCGAACGTTGCGCCACGGGCTCGAAGCGAAGGGCGCGAAATTCGCGAGCGACACGGATAGTGAAGTCGTAGCACACCTCGTTCATTCCTACCTGTTGATGGGCTATTCGCCCCAGGAAGCCGTCAAAGCGTCGTTGCCGCAGCTGCGCGGCGCCTTCGCACTTGTGTTTCTATTCAAGGGATATCGCGATCTTCTGATTGGAGCGCGCAGGGGGTCGCCACTGGCGGTGGGCTATGGCGACGGTGAGACCTATCTCGGCTCCGATGCGATTGCCCTCGCTCCGTTCGCCCAGGGCATCAGCTACCTCGAAGACGGTGACTGGGTGGTGCTGTCACGCCAGAGAGGAGTGATCCGGGACGCGAATGACGCGGTCGTTACGCGCGAGGTGCTCGAGCCGGGTGGGGCGTCGTTCGTCGCCGACAAGGCCAACTATCGGCATTTCATGGCTAAGGAGATTTGCGAGCAACCGGACGTAGTGGGCCGCACGCTCGCCCATTATGTGGATATGAGAACCGAACGAGTCGCACTGCCGATCAAGCTGCCGTTCGATTTCAGCAATGTCAGGCGCGTTACGATCACGGCCTGCGGCACCGCAAGTTATGCGGGGGCTATCGCAAAGTACTGGTTCGAACGGCTGGCACATATCCCTGTTGATGTCGATATCGCCTCCGAATTCCGCTATCGCGAAGCGCCGCTTCGCAAGGGCGACCTCGCGCTCTTCATCTCGCAATCGGGCGAAACCGCCGACACGCTCGCAGCACTTCGGTACGCCAAGGAGAGGGGAGCCCACACGGTCTCTGTCGTGAACGTGCCGACCTCCACTATCGCGCGTGAAAGTGAAACGGTGCTGCCGACCCTGGCCGGTCCGGAAATAGGTGTTGCCTCCACCAAGGCCTTCACTTGTCAGTTGATGGCGCTCGCCGCCCTCGCGGTCGCTGCTGGAACAGAGCGTGGCGAGATCTCCGTGAGCGAGGAGAGAAAGCTCGTGAGCGCGCTGATTGAGGTTCCGCGTTTGATGGGCGCCGCGCTTGCCAGCGAGCCGCAGATCGAGAAGCTGGCTCGCTATGTCGCAAAGGCACGTGATGTCCTCTATCTGGGGCGAGGCACCAGTTATCCGCTTGCGCTGGAAGGCGCGCTGAAGCTGAAGGAAATCTCCTATATCCATGCCGAGGGCTATGCCGCGGGTGAGCTCAAACACGGCCCGATCGCCCTGATCGACGAGAACATGCCCGTCGTGGTCATCGCGCCTTTCGACGGCGTCTTCGAAAAGACCGTGTCGAACATGCAAGAGGTCGTGGCGCGCGGCGGCAAGATCATTCTGATCACGGACGCCAAAGGTGCGGCGGAATCAGCCATCGAGCCCGTAGCTACGGTACTGCTGCCTGACATGGCGCCGACCTTCGCGCCGATCGTCTACTCGGTTCCGATCCAGTTGCTCGCTTATCATGCGGCCGTGATCATGGGCACCGATGTGGACCAGCCGCGCAATCTCGCCAAATCAGTGACGGTCGAATAG
- a CDS encoding response regulator transcription factor translates to MPRRQSFETILIGKNILVREGISRILHAASFRILLSVSSAEELPNELQSHQLLFLIIHNGDSFDVALDQIRFVRGQRPDARVAVVSDHYRPDELVSAYRAGASGYFVNVNSCDAFIKSIELVTMGEAVFPPAFLSFALDGILEREATPAEEVEHGIVLTTDEPVAPHLSPREKAILSCLIEGNSNKSIARKIDIAEATVKVHVKAILRKIRVQNRTQAAIWGMNNGSLMHSADGHTLPSIIPHPTGLGALRPDRQAHVNQGPGVTKLD, encoded by the coding sequence ATGCCGAGGCGTCAATCTTTCGAAACTATTCTTATTGGAAAGAACATTTTAGTCAGAGAGGGAATTTCACGGATCCTACATGCTGCGAGTTTCCGGATCCTGCTCTCTGTTTCGAGCGCTGAAGAATTGCCAAACGAGCTCCAGTCACATCAACTACTGTTTCTCATCATCCACAACGGCGACAGTTTCGATGTCGCATTGGACCAGATACGTTTCGTCAGGGGTCAGCGTCCTGATGCGCGTGTCGCAGTCGTATCGGATCATTATCGCCCGGATGAACTTGTCTCGGCATATCGAGCTGGTGCGAGCGGCTATTTCGTGAACGTCAATTCTTGCGACGCCTTCATCAAGTCCATCGAACTCGTGACGATGGGAGAGGCGGTCTTTCCGCCGGCTTTTCTGTCGTTCGCGCTTGACGGCATTCTTGAGCGCGAAGCAACACCAGCCGAAGAGGTCGAGCATGGCATCGTGCTCACGACGGATGAGCCGGTCGCACCACATCTTTCTCCCCGCGAGAAGGCGATCTTGTCTTGTTTGATCGAGGGCAATTCCAACAAGTCCATTGCCCGAAAGATCGACATAGCTGAGGCGACGGTCAAGGTTCACGTCAAGGCGATTCTGCGCAAGATCCGCGTCCAGAACCGGACGCAGGCCGCGATCTGGGGAATGAACAACGGATCACTGATGCATTCTGCAGATGGACACACCTTGCCCTCGATCATCCCTCACCCCACAGGTCTCGGCGCCTTGCGACCCGATCGCCAGGCTCATGTCAATCAAGGTCCCGGGGTCACTAAACTCGATTAA
- a CDS encoding FMN-dependent NADH-azoreductase, protein MAKLLHLSCSPRPESVSTAGARVFLDGFRQARPDWDIDVVDIWRDRMPEFMGPIVDAKYARMKAQAFNEAQRESFAEAERMALRFSLADRVLISTPMWNFGIPYKLKQWFDIIVQPGLTFRFDPSQGYFPLLPDRPTLVILASGSDFATGMNRGRIDMATPYLREILRFVGISDVRFLAIGPTTGPQQPIDAARERAHRRLAAMAATF, encoded by the coding sequence GTGGCAAAGCTCCTGCATCTGTCCTGCTCGCCCCGCCCCGAGTCCGTCTCGACGGCCGGCGCGCGCGTCTTTCTTGACGGCTTCCGCCAGGCTCGGCCGGATTGGGACATTGATGTCGTTGACATCTGGCGTGACCGGATGCCGGAGTTCATGGGCCCCATCGTCGATGCTAAATACGCGCGCATGAAAGCTCAGGCCTTTAACGAGGCGCAGCGCGAGAGCTTCGCCGAGGCCGAGCGCATGGCGCTGCGCTTCTCGCTCGCCGATCGGGTGTTGATCTCGACCCCGATGTGGAACTTCGGCATCCCCTATAAGCTCAAGCAGTGGTTCGACATCATCGTGCAGCCCGGGCTCACCTTTCGGTTCGATCCGTCGCAGGGCTATTTCCCGCTGCTGCCGGACCGGCCGACGCTGGTCATCCTCGCCAGCGGCAGCGACTTCGCCACCGGCATGAACCGCGGCCGCATCGACATGGCAACGCCCTACCTGCGGGAAATCCTGCGCTTTGTTGGAATCAGCGATGTCCGCTTCCTGGCGATCGGTCCAACCACCGGACCGCAGCAGCCGATCGATGCTGCCCGTGAAAGGGCCCATCGACGCCTCGCGGCAATGGCCGCGACCTTCTAG
- a CDS encoding DUF2934 domain-containing protein, producing MIDTSRGGQSHGQSPSGLRQMGVLPSQKQIECRAYRLWEQAGMPKGRDQEFYLEAERQLKKELLRDDPSVE from the coding sequence TTGATCGATACGAGCAGAGGCGGCCAATCTCACGGTCAAAGCCCCTCGGGATTAAGGCAGATGGGGGTTCTTCCAAGCCAGAAGCAGATCGAGTGCCGCGCGTATCGGCTGTGGGAGCAAGCCGGGATGCCTAAGGGGCGAGACCAAGAGTTCTATTTGGAAGCGGAGCGGCAGTTGAAGAAAGAGCTGCTCCGCGACGATCCGTCGGTGGAATAA
- a CDS encoding 4'-phosphopantetheinyl transferase family protein produces the protein MSFRIKARAQNEWEKDRYGVGGQDRPGHKPERGARKSNTALSSLLDKAVELRPRTEMPVFENDGLEILTFMLDVEPDTIRRTGACLNDEERRRAQRLRLEQDRRRFIVTRGQLRRVLASKLGISPSDVELEYGRLGKPHLSHRMPARDLHFSVSRSADVAVIALSTRQEIGVDIEAILPVPEADEIAALCLSASEYESYTALGPEDRLEDFLRHWTRLEAISKALGCGLGQRISWDEKDWVVRTFVPKSGYIGNMVVRK, from the coding sequence ATGAGTTTTCGCATCAAGGCCCGCGCGCAGAACGAGTGGGAGAAGGATCGTTATGGCGTTGGTGGCCAGGACCGGCCGGGCCACAAGCCTGAACGCGGGGCGCGCAAATCCAACACGGCCCTCTCGAGCCTTTTGGACAAAGCGGTCGAGCTGAGACCCCGGACCGAAATGCCGGTTTTCGAGAATGATGGATTGGAGATCCTGACATTCATGCTCGATGTGGAGCCGGACACCATCCGGCGGACAGGCGCTTGCCTCAACGACGAGGAACGTCGGCGCGCCCAGCGTTTAAGATTGGAGCAGGACCGCCGCCGCTTTATTGTTACCCGGGGGCAACTGCGCCGGGTCCTCGCTTCCAAACTGGGAATTTCGCCGTCCGACGTCGAACTAGAGTATGGACGATTGGGCAAACCTCACCTCTCGCACCGTATGCCTGCGCGCGATTTGCACTTCAGCGTCTCACGATCCGCAGATGTGGCGGTCATAGCGCTCTCGACCAGGCAAGAGATCGGGGTGGACATCGAGGCAATTCTCCCGGTGCCCGAAGCGGACGAGATCGCGGCGCTCTGTCTTTCCGCCTCCGAGTACGAGTCCTACACCGCCCTTGGTCCGGAAGACCGTCTGGAAGACTTCCTCCGGCATTGGACCCGGCTGGAGGCAATCTCCAAGGCCCTGGGGTGCGGCTTAGGACAGCGCATTTCCTGGGATGAAAAGGATTGGGTTGTCCGAACGTTCGTACCGAAATCTGGATACATCGGGAACATGGTCGTTCGGAAATGA
- a CDS encoding DUF6894 family protein yields MPRYFFHIHDGNSVLDDVGLDLPDIVAARTAAIELSGEILKHDLTERHLPHVFWRVEVSDSPALGGRSLFVLQFSVAE; encoded by the coding sequence ATGCCGCGATATTTCTTCCATATCCACGATGGGAATTCAGTTCTCGACGACGTCGGGCTGGACCTCCCTGACATTGTCGCAGCGCGCACCGCAGCGATCGAACTGAGCGGCGAGATCCTCAAGCATGACTTGACGGAACGGCACTTGCCTCACGTCTTCTGGCGGGTGGAGGTCAGCGACAGCCCCGCACTTGGCGGCCGCTCGCTATTCGTTCTTCAGTTCTCTGTGGCAGAATGA
- a CDS encoding MBL fold metallo-hydrolase, producing MALEIKILDYGDIELESSFLVLGRDCGRTRRVLTLGFLILGGPYPVVVDTGYRSNQIMETLGMRGLQYHEHMIENQLARHGVRMGDVRFVCHTHLHIDHAGKDDLFPMNTTVVVNRKELEYSVSGLMHPQYPAPDIKHLIDRLHTKSALRFLDLEITGPIELMPGVYCDAANAHTEGSMNIIVHTADGIATICGDVIYDFNDQIVTPFHEIHDWEPRTTGNHGTSKRAEKAAIKKLLSSSRYLLPVHDRPAKIEGGNVVGRLHDQVPGPIVQSLPQRNWFPA from the coding sequence ATGGCGCTGGAGATCAAGATCCTGGACTATGGCGATATCGAGCTGGAATCGAGCTTCCTGGTGCTCGGCCGCGACTGCGGCCGCACCCGCCGCGTCCTCACCCTCGGCTTCCTGATCCTCGGCGGCCCCTATCCGGTCGTGGTCGACACCGGCTATCGCTCCAACCAGATCATGGAGACTCTGGGGATGCGCGGGCTTCAGTACCATGAGCACATGATCGAGAACCAGCTCGCGCGACACGGCGTGCGCATGGGCGATGTGCGCTTCGTCTGCCACACCCATCTGCACATCGATCATGCCGGCAAGGACGATCTGTTCCCGATGAACACGACCGTCGTCGTCAATCGCAAGGAGCTCGAATATTCCGTCTCCGGCCTGATGCATCCGCAATATCCAGCGCCCGACATCAAGCACCTGATCGACCGCCTGCACACCAAGAGCGCGCTGCGCTTCCTCGACCTGGAGATCACCGGTCCGATCGAGCTGATGCCCGGCGTCTATTGCGATGCGGCCAACGCCCATACCGAGGGATCGATGAACATCATCGTCCACACCGCCGACGGCATTGCGACCATCTGCGGCGACGTGATCTACGACTTCAACGACCAGATCGTCACGCCCTTCCACGAGATCCACGACTGGGAACCACGCACCACCGGCAACCATGGCACCAGCAAGCGCGCGGAGAAGGCGGCGATCAAGAAGCTGCTGAGCAGTTCGCGCTATCTCCTTCCCGTGCACGACCGGCCCGCCAAGATCGAAGGCGGCAACGTGGTCGGACGACTGCACGACCAGGTTCCTGGCCCTATTGTTCAGTCCCTTCCCCAGCGCAACTGGTTCCCTGCGTGA
- a CDS encoding LuxR C-terminal-related transcriptional regulator yields MRRRQSCKVVLIGRHILLREGISRILHAADFHIVMSALGPDELPSTLQADQLLFVIVHDTDEFHLTLKHIGFVREHYPDARVAIVSDHYRPEQLISAYRAGASGYFADVNSCATFTKSIELVTMGETVFPPAFLSFVLDLEPNRKAQPPASEERSSVLAPAKERIAPHLSPREQAILSFLVEGNSNKSIARKIDIAEATVKVHVKAILRKIRVQNRTQAAIWGMNNGPLVRPSNGHALTLSIDRAAAPNQAPNGRGHQEAEISDIH; encoded by the coding sequence ATGAGGAGGCGACAATCCTGCAAAGTGGTTTTGATTGGACGACATATTCTACTGCGAGAGGGTATTTCCCGAATCCTGCATGCGGCAGATTTTCACATCGTAATGTCGGCCTTGGGTCCCGACGAATTGCCGAGCACACTCCAAGCAGACCAGCTTCTGTTTGTAATTGTCCATGACACCGACGAGTTCCATCTCACCCTGAAGCACATCGGGTTTGTAAGGGAGCACTATCCAGACGCCCGCGTCGCGATCGTTTCGGACCACTATCGGCCGGAACAATTGATTTCGGCCTACAGGGCGGGCGCCAGCGGCTACTTCGCCGACGTCAATTCATGCGCCACCTTCACAAAGTCGATCGAGCTTGTGACAATGGGCGAAACGGTATTTCCGCCCGCATTTCTGTCGTTCGTGCTCGATCTCGAGCCTAACCGCAAGGCCCAGCCGCCGGCGAGCGAAGAGCGATCAAGCGTCCTCGCTCCGGCTAAGGAACGGATCGCCCCCCATCTGTCACCGCGCGAGCAGGCGATTCTCTCCTTTTTGGTTGAAGGCAATTCCAACAAATCCATTGCACGAAAGATCGATATTGCCGAAGCGACGGTGAAAGTTCACGTCAAGGCGATCCTGCGCAAGATACGAGTCCAGAATAGAACGCAGGCCGCAATTTGGGGAATGAACAACGGACCACTGGTCCGGCCGTCCAATGGGCACGCGCTGACGCTGTCAATCGATCGGGCGGCGGCTCCGAACCAGGCCCCGAATGGGCGCGGTCATCAGGAGGCCGAGATCTCGGACATCCACTAG
- the galE gene encoding UDP-glucose 4-epimerase GalE — translation MILLTGGAGYIGSHVCIALLDAGFDVVVVDNLSNSNKASLERVQLICGRSLTFRQVDILDEEAIYETLCSYEVSAVIHLAGLKAVGESSIRPMTYYENNLLGSMRLVSAMNRASVKTLVFSSSATVYGVPTYLPLDEHHPLGPTNPYGRTKLFIEEMLKDLYRSDNDWRIGILRYFNPVGAHESGLIGEDPKGVPNNLLPFVAQVAIGKREKLRIWGNDYDTPDGTGIRDFIHVVDLASGHLSVLNSLKQPGLLTANFGTGNGSSVLDVVRTFEAVSGRSVPFEIDKRRIGDVAVCFADPTFAERVLGWRSVRSLEEMCADHWRWQCKCPDGYRGTNSEGR, via the coding sequence ATGATTCTTTTGACTGGCGGCGCTGGCTATATTGGATCCCATGTGTGCATTGCCTTACTGGATGCTGGGTTCGATGTCGTCGTAGTTGACAATCTCTCGAACAGCAACAAAGCCTCCCTTGAGCGGGTACAACTCATCTGCGGGCGATCCCTCACCTTTCGGCAGGTCGACATTTTGGATGAAGAGGCCATCTACGAAACACTATGTTCGTACGAAGTATCGGCGGTTATCCATCTTGCGGGCTTGAAGGCGGTAGGCGAATCCAGCATTCGTCCAATGACCTATTACGAAAACAACCTGCTCGGAAGCATGCGCCTCGTTTCGGCGATGAACAGGGCAAGTGTAAAGACGCTCGTCTTTAGCTCGTCCGCCACCGTTTACGGTGTACCTACGTACCTGCCGCTCGACGAGCACCACCCTCTTGGGCCGACAAACCCATACGGCCGTACTAAACTCTTCATCGAAGAAATGTTGAAGGACCTCTATCGGTCCGACAATGATTGGCGAATTGGGATTCTCCGATATTTCAATCCCGTCGGCGCACATGAAAGCGGGCTGATCGGTGAGGACCCGAAGGGCGTCCCGAACAATCTGCTGCCATTTGTCGCGCAAGTGGCGATCGGAAAACGAGAGAAGCTGCGGATTTGGGGAAACGATTACGACACGCCGGACGGCACTGGGATCCGCGACTTCATTCATGTCGTTGATCTTGCGTCTGGTCATCTGAGTGTTTTGAATAGCCTGAAGCAGCCCGGACTCCTTACGGCGAACTTTGGAACGGGCAATGGCAGCAGCGTTCTGGACGTTGTTCGGACGTTTGAAGCCGTGAGCGGTAGGTCAGTTCCATTTGAGATTGACAAGCGCCGGATCGGTGATGTCGCTGTCTGTTTTGCCGATCCCACGTTTGCCGAAAGGGTGCTGGGGTGGAGATCGGTGCGATCACTGGAGGAAATGTGCGCAGACCATTGGCGCTGGCAATGCAAGTGTCCCGACGGTTATCGTGGTACAAACTCTGAAGGCCGTTAG
- a CDS encoding isochorismatase family protein translates to MTHVTLRSEFENLIDPYAPVAQIGTGFDFTEGPIWHPVDHYLLFSDMPGDVRRRWDARRGVVEVKRPSNKCNGMTYDAELNLIVCEHATSSLVRERPDGRREVLASHFGGQELNSPNDVCVHSSGAIYFSDPWYGRMPVYGVERPRQLGFQGVYRVLPGGEPKLLVERNLFDQPNGLCFSPDEKLLYVNDTVQALIRVFDVNADGTLSNARVFASGIKSELEPGLPDGMKCDQHGNVWVTAPGGVWVYSPRAELLGKVRVPELVANLAWGGPDFRTLYLTSTRSVYAIPTRVGPRHEPYMSGRRAGGGASPSSAPASPILAEGEMRLDPQRCAMIIQDLQNDVIMDGGAFAESGAPGHAKQQHVVENVRRLAEAARARGVAIIHVWFVVEPGAPGVTLNAPLFEGLVDSKAMVRGSWGAAPVSGLEPRPGDFVVEKMRMSAWEGTRLETILKATGRDMIINTGAWTNMSVEHTARTGADKGYFMIVPEDCCSTMNADWHNASINFAMQNVAVVTRADTVIRALG, encoded by the coding sequence ATGACGCATGTCACCCTGCGAAGCGAGTTCGAGAACCTGATCGACCCCTATGCGCCGGTCGCACAGATCGGCACCGGCTTTGATTTCACGGAAGGGCCGATCTGGCATCCGGTCGATCATTATCTGCTGTTCTCGGACATGCCCGGCGACGTGCGCCGGCGCTGGGATGCGCGGCGCGGCGTCGTCGAGGTCAAGCGCCCTTCGAACAAATGCAACGGCATGACCTATGACGCCGAGCTCAACCTGATCGTCTGCGAGCACGCGACCTCGTCGCTCGTCCGCGAACGCCCGGACGGACGGCGTGAGGTGCTGGCTTCGCATTTCGGCGGCCAGGAGCTCAACAGCCCGAACGACGTCTGCGTGCATTCTTCTGGTGCAATCTATTTCTCGGATCCCTGGTATGGGCGGATGCCGGTGTATGGCGTCGAGCGGCCGCGCCAGCTCGGCTTCCAGGGCGTCTACCGCGTCCTGCCAGGCGGCGAGCCGAAGCTGTTGGTCGAGCGGAACCTGTTCGACCAGCCGAACGGACTGTGCTTCTCGCCCGACGAGAAGCTGCTCTATGTCAACGATACCGTGCAGGCGCTGATCCGCGTGTTCGACGTCAATGCCGACGGAACGCTCTCGAACGCACGCGTGTTCGCGAGCGGCATCAAGTCCGAGCTCGAACCGGGCCTGCCCGACGGCATGAAATGCGACCAGCACGGCAATGTCTGGGTCACCGCCCCCGGCGGCGTCTGGGTCTATTCCCCGCGCGCCGAGCTGCTCGGCAAGGTCCGCGTGCCGGAGCTGGTCGCCAACCTCGCCTGGGGCGGGCCGGATTTCCGCACGCTCTACCTCACCTCGACCCGTTCGGTATATGCGATCCCGACCAGGGTCGGCCCGCGTCACGAGCCCTATATGAGCGGCCGGCGCGCCGGCGGCGGAGCGAGCCCGAGTTCAGCTCCGGCCTCGCCTATTCTCGCCGAGGGCGAGATGCGGCTCGATCCGCAGCGCTGCGCCATGATCATCCAGGATCTCCAGAACGACGTCATCATGGACGGCGGCGCCTTCGCTGAATCAGGCGCGCCGGGGCACGCGAAGCAACAGCATGTCGTGGAGAACGTGCGGCGCCTCGCGGAGGCCGCGCGCGCCCGCGGCGTCGCCATCATCCATGTCTGGTTCGTGGTCGAGCCCGGCGCACCCGGCGTCACGCTGAATGCACCGCTGTTCGAGGGTCTCGTCGATAGCAAGGCGATGGTGCGGGGAAGCTGGGGCGCGGCTCCGGTCTCCGGCCTCGAGCCGCGGCCCGGCGACTTCGTCGTCGAGAAGATGCGGATGAGCGCCTGGGAAGGCACGCGGCTGGAGACCATCCTGAAGGCCACCGGCCGCGACATGATCATCAATACCGGCGCATGGACCAACATGTCGGTCGAGCACACCGCGCGCACCGGTGCCGACAAGGGCTACTTCATGATCGTGCCCGAGGATTGCTGCTCGACCATGAACGCCGACTGGCACAACGCCTCGATCAATTTTGCCATGCAGAACGTCGCGGTCGTAACCAGGGCCGATACCGTCATCAGAGCGCTGGGATGA
- a CDS encoding DUF6894 family protein — protein MPRYFFHVHDGGSVPDDLGLNLPDIDAARAAAIELSREILRSEHVGPFEDHPSWRIEVSKSPEPNSEPLFVLHFSLTE, from the coding sequence ATGCCTCGCTATTTTTTCCACGTCCACGACGGCGGGTCAGTACCCGATGACCTCGGCTTGAATCTGCCCGACATCGACGCCGCGCGGGCGGCAGCCATCGAGTTGAGCCGCGAGATCCTTCGAAGCGAGCACGTCGGACCATTTGAGGACCATCCGTCCTGGCGGATCGAGGTTAGCAAGAGCCCTGAACCGAACAGTGAGCCGCTGTTTGTCCTCCACTTCTCGCTCACGGAATAA
- a CDS encoding LuxR C-terminal-related transcriptional regulator, which produces MVIADRHPMVLQGLSSLLGAEGDFEVVASCSDAASCVQAIERLAPDIAILDSTMPELIALSSSVLNPADRSIRLAFFMPSEDYDLLLPDALDGCSVVLKETLSEVLVQSLRQIARGERILPQPSIDQATPAGHGVTSDSALAMLTDRERQIMRLVSEGLSNKQIGRRLNIADGTIKVHLHHVFQKLEISNRTALAALAISQNDRGTPVKSTESE; this is translated from the coding sequence GTGGTAATTGCAGACCGGCATCCGATGGTCTTGCAGGGTCTGAGCAGCCTGCTCGGCGCGGAAGGCGACTTCGAAGTTGTTGCATCTTGTAGCGATGCTGCGAGTTGCGTGCAGGCGATCGAGAGGCTCGCGCCCGACATCGCGATTCTCGATTCAACAATGCCCGAGCTGATCGCACTGAGCTCCTCCGTCCTCAATCCGGCCGATCGCTCGATCCGCTTGGCGTTTTTCATGCCTTCAGAAGACTACGACCTTTTGTTGCCGGACGCGTTAGATGGCTGCAGCGTGGTCCTGAAGGAAACCTTGTCCGAAGTGCTGGTGCAGTCCTTGCGACAAATCGCGCGCGGTGAACGAATATTACCGCAGCCTTCGATTGATCAGGCTACACCGGCTGGCCATGGGGTGACCTCGGACAGTGCGCTGGCCATGCTGACGGACCGGGAGCGTCAGATCATGCGCCTGGTATCGGAAGGACTGTCAAACAAGCAAATTGGACGCCGCTTGAACATTGCCGACGGCACAATCAAAGTCCATCTTCACCATGTCTTTCAGAAGCTGGAGATCAGCAACCGAACAGCGCTTGCGGCTCTCGCCATTTCGCAAAATGATCGGGGCACTCCGGTCAAGTCGACGGAGTCCGAATGA
- a CDS encoding LuxR C-terminal-related transcriptional regulator produces MRRATVVIADRHPVVLYGLANLLGSEPDFEVIASCGDAGNCIAAVLDLAPDIAIIDAAMPELIALLNDSLDRSQNRSTRLVFFAASEDCDLISAGLPAGHSVLLKEMAGQALVQCLREVIHGATVVPGAPIDQVAPQEQSANPENALAVLTERERQIIRLVSRGLSNKEIGRLLNIADGTIKVHLHKIFQKLEVGNRTALAALAISQDEGANSMQDRQRK; encoded by the coding sequence ATGCGTCGTGCGACTGTGGTGATTGCGGATCGACATCCGGTAGTCTTGTACGGTCTCGCAAATCTACTCGGGTCAGAACCTGATTTCGAGGTCATTGCATCCTGCGGTGACGCCGGGAATTGCATCGCGGCGGTTCTAGACCTTGCTCCCGACATTGCGATCATCGATGCGGCAATGCCGGAGTTGATCGCGCTGCTGAACGATTCGCTCGACCGCTCGCAGAATCGATCGACCCGCCTGGTGTTCTTCGCAGCCAGCGAAGATTGCGATCTCATCTCAGCGGGGCTCCCCGCGGGGCACAGTGTTCTTCTAAAGGAGATGGCGGGCCAGGCGCTGGTGCAGTGCTTACGTGAGGTTATTCATGGTGCGACTGTCGTCCCGGGAGCGCCTATAGATCAGGTCGCACCTCAGGAGCAGAGCGCAAATCCGGAAAATGCACTCGCTGTGCTCACTGAGCGAGAGCGGCAAATCATCCGCCTTGTCTCTCGCGGTCTCTCCAACAAGGAGATTGGCCGCCTGCTCAACATTGCTGATGGCACCATCAAGGTGCACCTCCACAAGATCTTCCAAAAGCTCGAGGTCGGCAATCGCACGGCGCTTGCTGCGCTCGCCATCTCGCAGGATGAGGGCGCAAATTCAATGCAGGACAGGCAGCGCAAATAG